A window of the Virgibacillus pantothenticus genome harbors these coding sequences:
- a CDS encoding YqzL family protein: MIDLTWKLFSQTGNIETYLIMKELENEQNPYESQQQDEKNETPIDTRL, encoded by the coding sequence GTGATCGATTTAACCTGGAAGTTATTTAGTCAAACGGGAAACATTGAAACCTATTTAATCATGAAAGAGTTAGAAAATGAACAAAACCCTTATGAATCGCAACAGCAAGATGAGAAAAATGAAACTCCTATAGATACAAGACTATAA